The Paenibacillus uliginis N3/975 genome has a window encoding:
- a CDS encoding IS3 family transposase (programmed frameshift) — protein sequence MTRFSTDEKIQAVMRYQKGSDSLKAIAKSIGIHHTVFLNWIRQYEHHGDEAFKKGYTSYPVQFKLDVLNYMNEFGTSVRETAAVFNIASHSTILSWQRSLELHGMDALQPKKKGRSPMKKESNKQKNQTLVEGSVEALHAEVERLRMENAYFKKVECLSSKQGKITKQDKAQVVYELRNEFSVKALLQLADIPRSTYYYAVKTFGMPDRDTELKDIIQAIYEEHEGRYGYRRIRDELVNRGYRVNHKKVQRLMKVLGLKCLVRMKKYRSYKGTVGKIAPNILERNFYAEKPNEKWVTDITEFKLFGEKLYLSPMLDLYNGEIITYTIGSRPVYSLVSTMLDQACSRLTDEDKPLIHSDQGWHYQMKQYRHALKECGIKQSMSRKGNCYDNAVIENFFGIMKSEFLYLKEFESIAHFKKELSKYIDYYNNKRIKAKLKGMSPVQYRIHAQQVA from the exons ATGACCAGATTCAGTACAGATGAAAAAATACAAGCAGTTATGCGTTACCAAAAGGGATCCGACAGCTTAAAAGCTATCGCAAAATCCATAGGTATTCACCATACTGTCTTTTTAAACTGGATTAGACAATATGAGCATCATGGTGATGAAGCTTTTAAAAAGGGCTATACATCATATCCTGTACAGTTTAAACTAGACGTACTTAATTATATGAACGAATTTGGGACGTCTGTTAGAGAAACGGCTGCGGTATTTAATATTGCGAGTCATAGTACCATTTTAAGCTGGCAAAGGAGCTTAGAATTACATGGAATGGACGCTCTACAACCAAAGAAAAAGGGGCGTTCACCCATGAAAAAAGAATCTAATAAACAAAAGAATCAAACGTTAGTAGAAGGATCTGTAGAGGCTTTACATGCAGAGGTAGAGCGTTTACGAATGGAGAATGCATATT TTAAAAAAGTTGAATGCCTTAGTTCAAAACAAGGAAAAATCACCAAACAAGACAAAGCTCAAGTAGTCTATGAACTAAGGAACGAATTTTCGGTGAAAGCACTTCTACAGCTAGCAGATATCCCTCGTAGCACGTATTATTACGCGGTAAAAACGTTTGGGATGCCAGATAGAGATACGGAGTTAAAAGACATTATCCAAGCCATTTATGAGGAGCATGAGGGGCGCTATGGTTATCGTCGTATTCGTGACGAGTTAGTGAATCGTGGATACCGTGTGAATCATAAAAAGGTACAACGTTTGATGAAAGTATTGGGATTAAAATGCTTGGTACGCATGAAAAAATATCGTTCGTACAAAGGGACGGTTGGCAAGATTGCACCGAACATATTAGAACGTAACTTTTACGCTGAAAAGCCAAATGAGAAGTGGGTTACAGATATTACAGAGTTTAAATTATTTGGAGAAAAGCTGTATTTATCTCCAATGCTAGATCTATACAATGGTGAAATTATTACGTATACGATCGGTTCAAGACCGGTCTACTCGCTTGTTTCAACGATGTTAGATCAAGCATGTAGCCGATTAACAGATGAAGATAAGCCCCTTATTCATTCTGACCAAGGTTGGCACTATCAGATGAAACAGTATCGTCATGCCCTCAAAGAATGCGGTATCAAGCAAAGTATGTCCCGAAAAGGTAACTGCTACGACAACGCTGTCATCGAGAACTTCTTTGGCATCATGAAATCTGAATTTCTGTATTTAAAGGAATTTGAAAGTATCGCACATTTTAAAAAAGAGCTATCAAAATACATCGATTATTACAACAACAAGCGTATTAAGGCAAAACTAAAAGGCATGAGTCCGGTACAGTACCGAATTCATGCCCAACAAGTCGCCTAA